From the genome of Geobacter sp. SVR, one region includes:
- a CDS encoding sigma-54-dependent Fis family transcriptional regulator has product MTNEVLQRILVTDDEEGVRLTLARLLEAEGYRVDTAGSRTETLELLSRNDYAVVFLDIMLGTDNGIDLLREIRGFFPGIQVVMITGRPDVGSAATAVRLGAFDYIVKPVRYETLAAIARHALKSKLLADEQERTRANLNAIFSSVSDAIIMVDNEQRLIQYNSAAAAMCGYHDGQTGCSLMDINFGCGGVCRHALIETMTTGTSQQLDRFECRKAGHGTSRILSFRATPVTEADGTIKGAVAVLRDETRLDALERVLQQRDQFHGLIGRNAGMQKIYSLIEALSDVHTTVLINGESGTGKELVAAALHVSGRRKSGPLVTVNCSALSETLLESELFGHVRGAFTGAIANKAGRFEKANGGTLLLDEIGDISPAMQMRLLRVLQEREVERVGGSAPIKVDVRVIAATNQDLAEKVRQGTFRQDLYFRINVVRLELPPLRDRLDDLPLLAEHFLKTFTCVFGKSIRAFSDDVFALFLRYDWPGNVRQLEHVIEHACILCRSDVITVDDLPQDLRSDVRAITASPVQPAPPSDLGLDEALAMAGGNKSRAARLLGISRRTVYRRLSG; this is encoded by the coding sequence ATGACAAACGAAGTGCTCCAGCGCATTCTGGTAACGGATGACGAGGAGGGGGTGCGGCTCACGCTGGCGCGTCTTTTGGAGGCGGAGGGCTATCGGGTCGATACTGCCGGCAGTCGGACGGAAACGCTCGAGCTGCTGAGCCGCAACGATTACGCCGTGGTCTTCCTCGACATCATGCTGGGTACAGATAACGGGATCGACCTGCTGCGCGAAATTCGCGGATTTTTTCCCGGCATTCAGGTTGTGATGATCACCGGCCGGCCTGATGTGGGATCGGCTGCAACTGCGGTGCGTCTGGGGGCATTCGATTATATCGTCAAGCCGGTCAGGTACGAGACCCTGGCTGCCATTGCCCGGCACGCCCTTAAAAGTAAATTGCTCGCCGACGAGCAGGAACGCACCCGGGCTAACCTGAATGCCATCTTCAGCAGTGTTTCCGATGCCATCATCATGGTTGATAACGAACAGCGCCTGATTCAGTACAATTCGGCGGCTGCGGCGATGTGCGGATATCATGACGGGCAGACAGGCTGCTCGCTCATGGACATCAACTTTGGCTGCGGCGGTGTATGTAGGCATGCATTGATCGAGACGATGACGACCGGCACATCTCAGCAGTTGGATCGTTTCGAGTGCCGCAAAGCGGGGCATGGCACCAGCCGCATATTGAGCTTCCGGGCCACGCCGGTGACTGAGGCCGATGGCACCATAAAAGGGGCCGTGGCGGTCCTCAGGGATGAAACCCGTCTGGATGCCCTGGAGCGGGTTCTCCAGCAGCGGGACCAGTTCCACGGCCTGATTGGGCGCAACGCGGGCATGCAGAAGATCTATTCGCTGATCGAGGCCCTTTCCGATGTTCACACAACGGTGCTCATAAACGGCGAGAGCGGAACCGGAAAGGAGCTGGTTGCGGCTGCACTTCATGTCAGCGGCCGCCGCAAGTCGGGCCCGCTGGTAACGGTGAACTGTTCGGCGTTGTCGGAAACCCTGCTGGAGAGCGAGCTGTTCGGACATGTGCGGGGGGCCTTCACCGGGGCCATTGCCAACAAGGCAGGACGCTTTGAAAAGGCCAATGGCGGTACCCTGCTGCTTGACGAAATCGGCGATATCTCGCCTGCCATGCAGATGCGGTTGCTGCGGGTGCTTCAGGAGCGGGAGGTCGAGCGGGTGGGGGGCTCTGCGCCGATCAAGGTGGATGTGCGGGTCATTGCCGCAACTAATCAGGATCTGGCGGAAAAGGTGCGTCAGGGGACCTTTCGCCAGGATCTTTATTTCAGGATCAACGTGGTTCGATTGGAGTTGCCCCCCCTCAGGGACCGCCTCGACGACCTGCCGCTGCTTGCCGAGCATTTTCTGAAGACGTTCACCTGCGTCTTCGGCAAATCCATACGGGCCTTCTCGGATGATGTCTTTGCACTGTTTCTGCGATACGATTGGCCCGGCAACGTGCGCCAGTTGGAACATGTTATCGAACATGCCTGCATATTGTGCCGTTCCGATGTCATCACGGTTGACGATCTCCCGCAGGACCTGCGGAGCGACGTTCGGGCGATCACTGCTTCTCCTGTCCAGCCCGCTCCCCCCTCTGATCTCGGCCTTGATGAAGCCCTCGCCATGGCCGGTGGAAACAAAAGCCGGGCAGCACGTTTGCTCGGTATCAGCCGCCGCACGGTGTACCGGCGCCTGTCAGGCTAA
- a CDS encoding methyl-accepting chemotaxis protein, translating to MMFKNMKIGKRLGLGFGIILALMVVLVFIGISNMQKIQKSTDHIVKVNNVRVEHCNNMVDKFNDIMTAMRDLLLTREPEKRQELLNGIKSSREKYGESFKKMEEMTNKDDKKGQELISGVKAALEVAKPLNNKVVELTMAGKEDEATALLNREALSAINKAFALMEELVRHNNERSEMRYAEAVAAYTSARNFMLAFGGVAILAAVLTAVFLTRSIVAPLDRAVGIANALAAGDLNIAVTSDSRDETGVMMAALAQMVDKLKQVVGDVMVAADNVASGSQELSATAQQLSQGATEQAASAEEISSSMEEMSSSIRQNADNSGQTEKIAVKSAADAANGGAAVAETVVAMKEIATKISIIEEIARQTNLLALNAAIEAARAGEHGKGFAVVASEVRKLAERSQAAAGEISTLSTRSVQVAETAGEMLNKMVPDIQKTAELVQEISASSREQDSGAEQISKAIQQLDSVIQQNASASEEMASTSEELSGQAEQLKDAIGFFRIDGRMQVAAARRPVRTAVRIAPVVKGSDRSSGREFSGIALDMGSGRDHLDDEFERF from the coding sequence ATGATGTTCAAAAACATGAAGATCGGGAAAAGGCTGGGACTAGGGTTCGGGATTATTCTGGCCCTGATGGTGGTGCTCGTTTTTATCGGGATCTCCAACATGCAGAAGATTCAGAAAAGCACGGACCATATTGTCAAGGTCAACAATGTGCGGGTGGAACATTGCAATAACATGGTCGACAAATTCAACGATATCATGACGGCAATGAGAGATCTGCTCCTCACACGAGAGCCGGAAAAACGGCAGGAGTTGCTGAATGGTATCAAGTCGTCTCGGGAGAAATACGGCGAGAGCTTTAAAAAGATGGAAGAGATGACCAACAAGGATGACAAGAAGGGGCAGGAACTGATCAGTGGCGTCAAGGCGGCGCTGGAGGTGGCCAAGCCGCTCAACAACAAGGTGGTTGAGCTGACTATGGCCGGCAAAGAGGACGAAGCGACGGCGCTGCTCAATCGGGAGGCGCTGTCGGCTATCAACAAAGCCTTTGCCCTGATGGAAGAACTTGTCAGGCATAATAACGAGCGCAGCGAAATGCGGTATGCGGAAGCAGTGGCAGCCTACACCTCCGCACGCAATTTCATGCTCGCGTTCGGAGGGGTTGCCATTCTGGCGGCGGTCCTGACAGCAGTATTCCTGACACGGAGCATCGTAGCGCCGCTCGACAGAGCGGTCGGTATAGCCAATGCCCTGGCGGCCGGAGACCTGAACATAGCGGTCACGTCGGACAGCAGGGACGAAACCGGTGTCATGATGGCCGCCCTGGCACAGATGGTCGACAAGCTCAAGCAGGTGGTTGGTGATGTCATGGTTGCTGCCGACAACGTTGCCAGCGGCAGCCAGGAACTTTCCGCCACTGCCCAGCAGCTGTCCCAGGGGGCCACCGAACAGGCTGCCAGCGCCGAGGAAATATCGTCTTCGATGGAGGAGATGAGTTCCAGCATCCGCCAGAATGCGGACAACTCCGGCCAGACCGAAAAGATTGCGGTAAAAAGCGCTGCCGACGCTGCCAATGGTGGTGCGGCGGTAGCCGAAACCGTGGTGGCCATGAAGGAGATTGCCACCAAGATATCGATCATCGAGGAGATCGCCCGCCAGACCAACCTTCTGGCACTGAACGCCGCCATTGAAGCGGCCCGTGCTGGCGAGCACGGCAAGGGTTTTGCCGTGGTCGCCTCGGAGGTGCGCAAGCTGGCGGAGCGGAGCCAGGCTGCCGCCGGCGAAATCAGTACCCTTTCCACGCGCAGCGTCCAGGTGGCGGAGACTGCCGGTGAGATGCTGAACAAGATGGTGCCTGACATCCAGAAGACGGCCGAGCTTGTGCAGGAGATATCTGCCTCCAGCCGGGAGCAGGACAGCGGTGCCGAGCAGATCAGCAAGGCCATCCAGCAACTGGACAGCGTCATTCAGCAGAACGCCTCCGCCTCCGAGGAGATGGCCTCCACCTCGGAAGAACTTTCGGGGCAGGCTGAGCAGCTCAAGGACGCGATCGGCTTTTTCCGCATCGACGGCAGAATGCAGGTTGCTGCTGCGCGCCGTCCCGTGCGGACGGCGGTGCGGATCGCGCCGGTGGTGAAGGGTTCGGACAGGTCCTCCGGGAGGGAATTTTCGGGGATTGCCCTGGATATGGGGAGCGGCCGGGACCACCTGGACGACGAATTCGAAAGATTTTAG
- a CDS encoding PAS domain S-box protein → MTAASQTILLVEDDPGHVELVRYAFATSPDVMELVVAGSVASACEHLEVSMPAVILCDYRLPDGTGLEILRRHAVPAERYLPRPPFVLLTSHGDEVIAVEAMKAGATDYIVKSDVSLSSLPGLCRALVREHCLRVEKDRAQEELRESEARFRSITETAADAIISVDEDGRIIFCNRSAADMFGYEHTDLPGRLLEVLIPEKSRKAHRAGVAAWKAAGGGCSAGQISTMALRSDGREFPVQFSLSSWTGQDGAYCYTAIIRDITTLKHAEQMRQLSEQRFREVLKNINLVAVILDPLGNIEFCNDFLLDLTGWKHDEVIGTDWFERFVSTDMRATRKGLFTSGILNGDLSYNLEYPILCRSGASRTIVWNRTLLRNADNVVAGVASIGIDITDKQQLEIQLRHAQKMEAIGQLAGGVAHDFNNILTVILGYCTLMRQNAVADSETRFNLDQVIVSAERAANLTQGLLAFSRKETLNSQPHNLNEIVRNLQRFLIRIIGEDIRLESVCCDKPLRVFVDQAQIDQVLMNLATNARDAMPKGGLLNITTSECDLDAAFVERHGEGVPGRYALITVVDTGSGMDEEIRKRIFEPFYTTKDVGKGTGLGLSIAYGVIKQHNGFITVSSEPGRGTTFKIYLPLLGQEPVAHGRDYSAPSLGPGGETILVVEDEPAVRKIVETVLRQFNFEVILAVDGQDGIEKFKANREKVELVLMDIIMPGLNGREAAEKIQQLKPGVKILFISGYTSDIIRHRGDMDDGANILMKPVQPIALLRKIREILGS, encoded by the coding sequence GTGACGGCTGCCAGTCAAACTATTCTTCTTGTTGAGGACGATCCCGGACACGTTGAACTAGTCCGTTACGCATTCGCAACATCTCCGGATGTGATGGAGCTTGTCGTGGCCGGTTCTGTTGCTTCCGCCTGCGAACATCTGGAAGTATCGATGCCGGCCGTGATCCTCTGCGACTACCGGTTGCCCGACGGTACCGGTCTGGAAATTCTGCGGCGTCATGCCGTGCCTGCCGAAAGGTATTTGCCCAGGCCCCCTTTTGTCCTGCTGACGAGCCATGGCGACGAAGTTATTGCCGTGGAGGCGATGAAGGCCGGTGCGACCGATTATATCGTGAAAAGCGATGTGTCGCTTTCCTCGCTTCCCGGTCTGTGCCGCGCACTTGTCCGCGAACATTGCCTGAGAGTGGAAAAGGACCGGGCGCAGGAAGAATTGCGCGAATCCGAAGCCCGCTTCAGATCGATCACTGAAACCGCTGCCGATGCCATCATCTCCGTGGATGAAGATGGCAGGATCATCTTCTGCAACCGGTCAGCCGCTGACATGTTCGGGTACGAGCACACTGATCTGCCCGGGCGGTTATTGGAGGTACTGATACCGGAGAAATCGAGAAAAGCACACCGCGCCGGTGTTGCTGCCTGGAAAGCGGCCGGGGGGGGCTGCTCGGCTGGTCAGATCAGCACAATGGCTCTGAGGAGTGACGGCAGGGAATTTCCGGTACAGTTCTCCCTGTCGAGCTGGACCGGCCAGGATGGCGCCTACTGCTACACCGCCATAATCCGCGACATTACCACACTGAAGCATGCTGAGCAGATGCGGCAACTCTCGGAACAGCGGTTCCGGGAGGTACTCAAGAATATCAACCTGGTCGCAGTGATACTTGATCCCCTCGGGAACATCGAATTCTGTAACGATTTCCTTCTCGATCTCACGGGCTGGAAACATGACGAGGTGATCGGGACGGACTGGTTCGAGCGATTCGTTTCTACCGACATGCGGGCCACCCGTAAAGGGCTTTTCACGTCGGGCATCCTGAACGGGGATTTGTCGTACAACCTGGAGTACCCGATCCTGTGCCGCTCCGGGGCCAGCCGCACGATCGTATGGAACAGAACCTTGCTGCGCAATGCGGATAACGTTGTTGCAGGTGTTGCCAGCATCGGTATCGACATAACGGACAAGCAGCAGTTGGAAATTCAGTTGCGACATGCCCAAAAGATGGAGGCAATCGGGCAGTTGGCCGGCGGTGTTGCTCACGACTTCAACAACATTCTCACCGTCATTCTCGGGTACTGTACCCTGATGAGGCAGAATGCCGTTGCCGATTCTGAAACGCGTTTCAATCTGGACCAGGTCATCGTCTCGGCCGAACGTGCCGCCAACCTGACCCAGGGGTTGCTGGCCTTCAGCAGGAAGGAAACCCTGAATTCCCAGCCCCACAACCTCAATGAAATCGTGCGAAATCTTCAGCGATTCCTGATCCGGATCATCGGCGAGGATATCCGGCTTGAGTCGGTCTGCTGCGATAAGCCGCTCAGGGTGTTCGTCGATCAGGCGCAAATCGACCAGGTCCTGATGAACCTGGCGACCAATGCCCGTGATGCGATGCCCAAAGGGGGATTGCTGAACATAACCACGTCGGAGTGTGATCTCGATGCCGCCTTTGTGGAACGCCACGGTGAAGGGGTGCCGGGACGCTATGCCCTGATAACCGTTGTGGACACCGGCAGCGGCATGGATGAAGAGATCCGCAAAAGGATCTTCGAACCTTTCTACACTACCAAGGATGTGGGCAAAGGGACCGGTCTGGGGCTCTCCATCGCTTACGGCGTCATAAAACAGCACAACGGCTTCATCACCGTGTCCAGCGAACCCGGCCGGGGCACGACCTTTAAAATCTATCTGCCTCTTCTGGGGCAGGAACCGGTGGCGCACGGGAGGGATTATTCAGCACCCAGTCTCGGCCCGGGGGGGGAAACCATACTGGTGGTCGAGGATGAACCTGCGGTCCGCAAAATTGTGGAAACGGTCCTCAGGCAATTCAATTTCGAGGTTATCCTGGCAGTGGACGGTCAGGATGGCATCGAAAAATTTAAAGCCAACCGCGAGAAGGTCGAGCTGGTTCTGATGGACATCATCATGCCCGGGCTCAACGGTCGCGAGGCGGCCGAGAAAATCCAACAGCTCAAGCCGGGGGTGAAAATTCTGTTCATCAGCGGTTACACATCCGACATCATCCGGCATCGCGGAGATATGGACGATGGTGCCAACATCCTCATGAAACCGGTTCAGCCGATTGCGCTTCTGCGAAAGATCAGAGAGATACTAGGTAGTTGA
- a CDS encoding chemotaxis protein CheW gives METSIETSQYLTFKLEDEVFALDVAKVREILEENAITKVPQTPDYMRGVINLRGSVVPVIDLRLKFGMSRSEKTVNTCIIVVEVQMDGEVIVLGALADSVQEVIEMEPEQIAAAPTIGTRLNTDFIKGMGKMDGRFVMILDIDKLFSSDELAVVALEAA, from the coding sequence ATGGAAACATCGATTGAGACCAGCCAGTATCTGACGTTCAAGCTGGAAGATGAAGTTTTTGCCCTGGATGTGGCCAAGGTACGTGAAATTCTGGAGGAGAACGCGATCACCAAGGTGCCGCAGACGCCGGATTACATGCGGGGGGTCATAAATCTGCGCGGAAGTGTGGTGCCGGTTATTGATCTGCGGCTGAAATTTGGCATGAGCCGATCGGAAAAAACGGTCAATACCTGCATTATAGTGGTCGAGGTGCAGATGGATGGAGAGGTGATCGTTCTGGGCGCCCTGGCGGACAGTGTGCAGGAGGTGATCGAGATGGAGCCGGAGCAGATCGCGGCGGCCCCCACCATCGGTACGCGCCTGAACACTGATTTCATCAAAGGCATGGGCAAGATGGACGGCCGATTTGTGATGATCCTAGACATCGACAAATTGTTTTCCAGTGACGAGCTGGCCGTTGTAGCGCTGGAAGCAGCTTGA
- a CDS encoding methyl-accepting chemotaxis protein translates to MQRLNNLKIGTKLIVGFVAVALIAGVIGMIGISKIHQIGEADTKLYERIAVPLGDLGDISTNFQRIRVNSRDVITAATLDEKQKFAERIKELRAENSTHVAAFEKTILTDEGRKLFEEYTKLRAAYGAELDKVVALALQNKNAEAQELLKGPAGKVSRELQTQIEKLVEAKLKQGRLIAAENTAIVKAASGLMTGLAIGGVLLAVALGVFIARSITRPISEAVGVANALASGDLTMTVASRSNDETGQMMSAISTMVDKLKQVVGDVMVAADNVASGSQELSATAQQLSQGATEQAASAEEISSSMEEMSSSIRQNADNSGQTEKIAVKSAADAANGGAAVAETVVAMKEIATKISIIEEIARQTNLLALNAAIEAARAGEHGKGFAVVASEVRKLAERSQAAAGEISTLSTRSVQVAETAGEMLNKMVPDIQKTAELVQEISASSREQDSGAEQISKAIQQLDSVIQQNASASEEMASTSEELSGQAEQLKDAIGFFRIDSRMQVAAARRPVRTAVRIASVVKGSDRSSGREFSGIALDMGSGRDHLDDEFERF, encoded by the coding sequence ATGCAGCGGTTGAACAACCTTAAAATAGGCACGAAACTGATCGTCGGATTTGTTGCGGTTGCTCTCATCGCCGGGGTAATCGGTATGATCGGCATCAGCAAGATTCATCAGATCGGGGAGGCTGATACCAAGCTTTACGAGAGAATCGCAGTGCCGCTGGGTGATCTCGGAGATATCTCCACCAACTTCCAGAGGATACGCGTCAATTCACGTGATGTCATCACAGCCGCCACGCTGGATGAAAAACAGAAATTCGCCGAGCGCATAAAGGAATTGAGGGCTGAAAACAGCACCCATGTTGCGGCGTTCGAGAAGACGATTCTTACCGACGAGGGGCGCAAGCTGTTCGAAGAGTACACGAAACTGCGCGCAGCCTACGGCGCTGAGCTGGACAAAGTTGTCGCGCTGGCGTTGCAGAACAAGAATGCCGAAGCTCAGGAACTGCTGAAAGGACCTGCAGGCAAGGTCTCGCGCGAATTGCAGACCCAGATCGAAAAACTTGTCGAGGCCAAACTGAAACAGGGCCGTCTGATTGCCGCCGAAAATACTGCAATAGTAAAAGCGGCTTCCGGCCTGATGACCGGCCTGGCGATCGGTGGTGTTCTGCTGGCCGTTGCCCTGGGGGTATTTATTGCCCGTTCCATCACCCGTCCGATCAGTGAGGCGGTTGGTGTTGCCAATGCATTGGCCAGCGGCGATCTGACCATGACGGTCGCTTCCCGTTCCAACGACGAAACCGGCCAGATGATGTCAGCCATCTCTACCATGGTCGACAAGCTCAAGCAGGTGGTTGGTGATGTCATGGTTGCTGCCGACAACGTTGCCAGCGGCAGCCAGGAACTTTCCGCCACTGCCCAGCAGCTGTCTCAAGGGGCCACCGAACAGGCTGCCAGCGCCGAGGAGATATCGTCTTCGATGGAGGAGATGAGTTCCAGCATCCGACAGAATGCAGACAACTCCGGTCAGACCGAAAAGATTGCGGTAAAAAGCGCTGCCGACGCTGCCAATGGTGGTGCGGCAGTAGCCGAAACCGTGGTGGCCATGAAGGAGATTGCCACCAAGATATCGATCATCGAGGAGATCGCCCGCCAGACCAACCTTCTGGCACTGAACGCCGCCATTGAAGCGGCCCGTGCTGGCGAGCACGGCAAGGGTTTTGCCGTGGTCGCCTCGGAGGTGCGCAAGCTGGCGGAGCGGAGCCAGGCTGCCGCCGGCGAAATCAGTACCCTTTCCACACGCAGCGTCCAGGTGGCGGAGACTGCTGGTGAGATGCTGAACAAGATGGTGCCTGACATCCAGAAGACGGCCGAGCTTGTGCAGGAGATATCTGCCTCCAGCCGGGAGCAGGACAGCGGTGCCGAGCAGATCAGCAAGGCCATCCAGCAACTGGACAGCGTCATTCAGCAGAACGCCTCCGCCTCCGAGGAGATGGCCTCCACCTCGGAAGAACTTTCGGGGCAGGCTGAGCAGCTCAAGGATGCTATCGGCTTTTTCCGCATCGACAGCAGAATGCAGGTTGCCGCTGCGCGCCGTCCCGTGCGGACGGCGGTGCGGATCGCGTCGGTGGTGAAGGGTTCGGACAGGTCCTCCGGGAGGGAATTTTCGGGGATTGCCCTGGATATGGGGAGCGGCCGGGACCATCTGGACGACGAATTCGAAAGATTTTAA